cgacttaaTGGAACCAGacgacttctggaccagaaccagcccagaggacagatgtttatcCAGAATgccctgcagctgtcagcacggcggtggagggctgatggtctgggctcCTCCTCAGTGATGATTAATTATGTTTATCAGGTTTTTATCCTGGTCTGTTTGTCCCTCCTGGACCCGGTTCCTCCCGGATGGACGTGAGACCTGTTAGGACCTGGAGATGATTCTGGACCTTTAGTTTGGTTCTGGCCTGCGGGTCTGGTGGAGCAGCAGGGGGGGGTCAGTTTCCAGGATAAAGATTTGACTCGACCCAGAAGAAGGTCCGATCCCAGCTCGATCCtggttcagctgcagcttctgaagAGTTTTTATTCCGGGTTGTTTGGATAAAACCTGCAGATTCCAGCCTGCCTTCAGGCTCAGGATCAGCTGATCCGCTGAAGCTgcagttattattttaatcaggAGCTCCTCTCCCATCTGCTGCTCCATGACTGAAGAGTCAGGATGTTCTGATgggttcaaaataaaacaatcatcaataagagaaacagaaatgagGATTCTTTTATCAGAATCTGAAAAATGTGGGGATGAAGTCAGAGGTCAGATCTGCGGGTTTGTGGCTCTTTTCTGCCCTCAAGTGGTTCTGAGGTGGAACTGCAGCATCAGGACCAGAAactcatcaaacacaaagttagatttaataaatatatgaataaatgtttgattcatTGATTTCCTGTTACCATCAGCAGAAACCCATAAATCAGACAAACTGCTGAAGTTAAACAGAACCATCTTTTCAGAGGTTTGAACTCTCACTATGTGGAAATTATGTTTTACAATCTCTGAAAAACTCAGAATATAGTCTGAAAACACCTGACTGTATCACCGAAGccccaaaataaaattattgtctTTATAAAAAGCTCACAGCGCAGAAATGAGGAGTTACCAGCGTTTAAATTCGTCTCATGATGGACAAAATGTTTCCCtttaagatttaattttttttttattttcatctgaaaTTGATCAGTTTcactaatttagcttttttaaaattttttgttCAATTGATATAAACATATGTTTTTAAGTCttgatgagtttgtttttaataataaatgtgttaaaatgtgtgaatttaAGGGAGTCATGACAGAGTTCCGCCAGCAGAGAGAGCTGTTTCCTCCGGTTTTAGATCAAACCAAATAAGAAAATCAcgtttatttaaagctttatatgaaatatttttctgtttattatttataaatataactGACTGTgctatttatattatattaattgTTTTATATAGTTATTTAAACAGCGTTCAGTGGCGTAGATGTAATACCGTGGTCCGCCGGCAGGGGAAGCTGTCGCTTCCGGTTTCGGGTAAACCCAAATAAGGAAATGACGCGCTGCGCGTGCGGCGATGGCCTCAAATAGAAAAGTGATTGAAAGCCGCCGGAACGGGAGGACAAGTTGTTCAGAGACACTAAACCAggttagtttaaacatttaaagccgGTTTAACTAGGTTAGGAGTCCGAGGTTTACAGCTAACGGAGGCTAGcatgctaacaggctaacagggTTAgccataaatgtgtttattaatcCGATAATCTGATCAGTTAATCTTCATCAGAAACCACCGGAAGTTAGACACGTTTCTTTAACGTCCCttaatttacagtttgtttcagtttaaaggaaataaattagtttttttagtgttaaacagttttaatcaGACATCAGTGAACAGATTTCTTTGTGTGTCCTGTATTATTATGGGATGTATTTAAAGTCTGGAGGTGAAaacagctgagctgctgctAAAAGCGGCCACAACATTATGACCCCTTGTGACctggttaccatggttaccTGCAACAGGTGAGCTCTTCGTCCTGGAGGTTCAGATAAACTGATCAGGGTGAAGATCTGCGGGATGCTTCAGGTTAGGgatcagaggtcagaggtcagctgtTCCATGTCCTCCTCCTGGTGTAAAACTgtttcaggttctggttctgtctgtgctgctgctgatggttCTTCAAGGTTCCTCTGAGTCTGTGAGCTGCcggaggggtcaaaggtcatcagcaGTTGGTTTCAGAACATCGAAGCGGGAAAGTCTGAGAcctcaaacacaaatcagacaAATTAACGTTATCGTAAAcgtctccctcctctctctgtgtggaCAGGATGGGGGACATCGTGGAGGACGAGGCCAGCTTTTACTCCAACGCTGAGGATTACTGGAAGGAGGTCGCCCCCACGGTGGACGGGATGCTGGGCGGCTACGGCAGCATCTCCAGCATCGACATCAACGGATCCAAGGCGTTCCTGAAGAAGTTCCTAGGGGTGAGACTTTAAACTTGTCCGGTGTCCATCGATGGTTTGTCTCAGGGTGTTTCTCTGACTCGGAGCGGCGGTTTCTGTCCCCTGAAGGACGGCGAAGGGAAGACGGGGACTGGCTGCGCTCTGGACTGCGGCGCTGGGATCGGCAGGATCACCAAGCGTCTCCTGCTGCCTCTGTTCCAAACCGTGGACATGGTGGACGTCACCAAGGAGTTCCTGGACAAAGCCAAGTCCTACCTGGGAGACGAGGGGAAGAGGGTGGGGAACTACTTCTGCTGCGGCCTGCAGGACTTCGTCCCCGAGGCGGGACGGTACGACGTCATCTGGATCCAGTGGGTCATCGGTGAGTCTCTGAGACACTGCAGTCCCTATTGGACAGCGGGGACACGACCCGTCTCTCAGTCTACAGGAGGCCCACTCCTCTTTCCAGAAACGCTCTAAATCCTTCCGGTTCCGGTTTGGGTCACGGTTCTGCTGGAGAACCCTTCTGCAGGATttcacaggacatgtctccgtCCTCAGCATGATGTTCACCCCTCCGTGCTTGACTGTAGGAACATTTCTGAACCATTAACAGAAACGCTGAGTGCGACCCCACAGTCAGGCACGGCGGGGGGAACGTTATGGTTCGGGCCCGTTTCACCGCCTCGGTGTGACTCTGACGACCTTTGGTTCCTCCTCCAGGTCACCTGACCGACGACCATCTGGTGGAGTTCCTGCGGCGCTGCCAGAAAGCGCTGCGGCCCGGCGGCCTGGTGGTCATCAAAGACAACGTGTCGTACGAAGGCGTGGTCCCGGACGAGGTGGACAGCAGCGTGTGCCGGGACCTGGGGATCGTGCGGAGCCTGGTGGGCCGAGCGGGGCTGCGGCTCGTCCacgaggagcagcagctgaactTACCGAAGGAGATCTACCAGGTGCACACGCTGGCCCTGAGGTagacgccgccgccgccgccgccaccgcgCGCTCACTGAGCGGACACGTTGTTATCTGCGGGACTCCGCTTCGTTTCCTGAAGCTGATCTGAGCGGCAGGACCGGCGTTGCCATGGCAACGGCTGCTGGAAACCCACCGAGCTCCGAGACGAGTTCGCTTCGGAGAAGAGACAAACTTTCTGTCTGGACTTTAACTCGACCTGTGAGACGTTTCAATAAAAGGTTTAATCTGAAGTTAATATTTAATCATATTTACTCCAAACAGCTGATTCAACGTCTTTCTCCCTGCAGAGGTTTTTAAAGGCTAACTGACCACAGATCAGCTGGATTATTGTAATAAAGTCACTAAAACCATCAGCTGCAGGTTGGATATTTATTCACGCTCGACGGGATGATTCCAGCTGCTTCAGcaggatttaaatattttacaaacatccAGCAGATCAGAGATCAGATCAGGAACCGTTTCTGCTGGAGGAGAAGCGGCTCTGCAGGAGTCCTTCCAGGTTTCCTGCATCCAACTGGACCCACTgatccagcagctgcagaaggtctcagaccgggaccaggaccaggacaaggaccaggatcaggaccaggTCTCCCTCTGCAGGCGGCCCGCTCGCTCCAAGGCTGCCAGCATCtgttcagcttcagcagcagaaacgcCTCCTTCCTGCTGGAACACGACCTTCAGAGCGCTCAGCACGCCGGCCGGCATCTGTTTGGCgtttctgaaagaaaatgacacaaagatCAATCAgggtttttcaaaataaaagaagcaaaaacagagaaTCCCTCCGAACATTCAGGAGCTGAAACCTTTAATCagaatctgttttaaataaaaagattctgACAAATCTTCACATCAGTCAAAATGAACGAAATATAAAAATTTACAGGAAGTTAAACGGTTGTGGACTGACCCGGCGATGTAAACCCGGGCGTTTCTCCTGGTGATCAGGTC
Above is a genomic segment from Kryptolebias marmoratus isolate JLee-2015 linkage group LG14, ASM164957v2, whole genome shotgun sequence containing:
- the ntmt1 gene encoding N-terminal Xaa-Pro-Lys N-methyltransferase 1; the encoded protein is MGDIVEDEASFYSNAEDYWKEVAPTVDGMLGGYGSISSIDINGSKAFLKKFLGDGEGKTGTGCALDCGAGIGRITKRLLLPLFQTVDMVDVTKEFLDKAKSYLGDEGKRVGNYFCCGLQDFVPEAGRYDVIWIQWVIGHLTDDHLVEFLRRCQKALRPGGLVVIKDNVSYEGVVPDEVDSSVCRDLGIVRSLVGRAGLRLVHEEQQLNLPKEIYQVHTLALR